A genomic window from Klebsiella quasipneumoniae subsp. quasipneumoniae includes:
- a CDS encoding TetR/AcrR family transcriptional regulator, translating into MTDLPAMRQPKQDRSRVALERLMAASREILHEGTFELLTIAEISKRSGVSVGSIYARFGGKEDLFIAVMMEVMQELDAEWQQLIQQLHARNLPLRQRLPALMDVQAEYLRRHAGILRPFMARADDERVAGIGKAAYQKNEQTFIDQLLDAAAEIRHPEPEQAARFCFTVSYAALARFLGLGSAAEAAGEGDWEQLKRHLGMMCLSYLVTPVEAG; encoded by the coding sequence ATGACCGATCTTCCCGCGATGCGCCAGCCGAAACAGGACCGGAGCCGGGTGGCGCTGGAGCGGCTGATGGCCGCCAGCCGTGAAATCCTGCATGAAGGCACCTTTGAGCTGCTGACCATTGCTGAAATCAGTAAACGCTCGGGCGTTTCTGTCGGCTCGATCTATGCCCGCTTCGGCGGCAAAGAAGATCTGTTTATCGCCGTCATGATGGAGGTGATGCAGGAGCTGGACGCCGAATGGCAGCAGCTGATCCAGCAGCTGCACGCGCGCAATCTGCCGCTGCGCCAGCGGCTTCCGGCGCTGATGGATGTCCAGGCGGAGTATCTGCGTCGCCATGCCGGGATCCTGCGGCCGTTTATGGCGCGGGCGGATGATGAGCGCGTGGCGGGGATTGGTAAAGCCGCTTACCAGAAAAATGAGCAGACCTTTATCGACCAGCTGCTCGACGCCGCGGCGGAGATCCGCCACCCGGAGCCAGAGCAGGCCGCCCGCTTCTGCTTTACGGTTTCGTATGCCGCGCTGGCGCGCTTCCTCGGCCTGGGGTCGGCGGCAGAAGCCGCCGGCGAGGGCGACTGGGAACAGCTCAAACGCCATCTGGGCATGATGTGTCTGAGCTATCTGGTTACCCCCGTCGAGGCGGGCTAA
- a CDS encoding MFS transporter: MSHSLNPPHAPQAGAIQGIIIALTAFLPILAIVSLAPAVPTLIQHFAGVPYVETLVPLMLTAPGLVIAIAGPCTGWLADKFGRRKLLLSATLLYGICGTMPLYITSLTVIFCSRLGVGLAEAVVLTIANTMLIDYFDDKQRRFWLTVQGVIGPALAVLVLASSGYLTALRWNGAFMIYFVAILLFLAMYFWMFEPAQAARPQHAAQAAQHNPFPWPRVIALSMLTFVCAIIYYVYTINGANAFHTLQNASPQRIGLIMSLVSLAVPVGSLLFGLVSRRYTPERVLAIMLCLMGIGMLVVGESRTLIAMGIGSAIQQLGAGMAINAMIYWVGSLIPPAYCGRAMGAWSGAFFAGMFVSPIIVGAIRLRAGNDVLSAFLTLGIAALVLVLAAAIFLYTFSRHSQRLRQHKQASAWQLAK; the protein is encoded by the coding sequence GTGAGCCATAGTCTGAATCCGCCCCACGCGCCGCAAGCCGGCGCGATCCAGGGCATCATCATCGCCCTGACCGCCTTTCTGCCCATCCTGGCGATCGTTTCCCTGGCGCCGGCGGTCCCGACGCTGATCCAGCACTTCGCCGGCGTGCCTTATGTCGAAACCCTGGTGCCGCTGATGCTCACCGCGCCCGGTCTGGTGATCGCCATCGCCGGGCCCTGCACCGGCTGGCTGGCGGATAAATTTGGCCGCCGCAAACTGCTGCTCAGCGCCACGCTGCTGTATGGCATCTGCGGCACAATGCCGCTGTACATCACCTCCCTGACCGTCATCTTTTGCAGCCGCCTCGGCGTCGGGCTGGCGGAGGCGGTGGTATTGACCATCGCTAACACCATGCTGATCGATTACTTTGACGACAAACAGCGCCGCTTCTGGCTGACGGTGCAGGGGGTGATTGGCCCGGCGCTGGCGGTGCTGGTGCTGGCCAGCTCCGGCTATCTGACCGCCCTGCGCTGGAACGGCGCCTTTATGATCTACTTTGTCGCCATCCTGCTGTTTCTGGCGATGTACTTCTGGATGTTCGAACCCGCTCAGGCGGCCCGTCCACAGCACGCCGCCCAGGCGGCGCAGCATAATCCGTTTCCGTGGCCGCGAGTGATCGCCCTCAGCATGCTTACCTTTGTCTGCGCCATCATTTATTACGTGTACACCATCAACGGCGCCAACGCCTTTCATACCCTGCAAAACGCCAGCCCACAGCGTATCGGCCTGATTATGTCGCTGGTCAGCCTCGCCGTGCCGGTCGGTTCGCTGCTGTTCGGTCTGGTCTCCCGCCGCTATACGCCGGAGCGCGTGCTCGCCATCATGCTCTGCCTGATGGGGATCGGAATGCTGGTGGTGGGCGAATCGCGGACGCTGATCGCCATGGGGATCGGCTCCGCCATCCAGCAGCTGGGTGCCGGCATGGCGATTAATGCGATGATTTACTGGGTAGGATCGTTGATTCCGCCCGCCTACTGCGGCCGGGCGATGGGCGCCTGGTCCGGGGCCTTCTTCGCGGGCATGTTCGTCAGCCCGATTATCGTCGGCGCGATCCGCCTGCGGGCCGGGAACGATGTGCTGAGCGCCTTCCTGACGCTCGGCATCGCGGCGCTGGTGCTGGTGCTGGCCGCCGCGATATTTCTTTATACCTTCTCCCGCCATAGCCAGCGCCTGCGTCAGCACAAGCAGGCCAGCGCCTGGCAGTTAGCGAAGTAA